One Magnolia sinica isolate HGM2019 chromosome 2, MsV1, whole genome shotgun sequence genomic window, GCAATTCGAGCTCGTCGCCGCCCCCGCTGGCTGCAACGTACTCTCCGACCGCGCCCCAGATGCTGCTTGCCCTCAGCGCCGGGCATTCCGCTCCGGCCGATGCCGACAACGACACCCACGAcggcagcaacaacaacaacaacaacaacaatccaACGACGCCGAATGCGAATTCGACGACGGTGAGGAAGCGGTTCCGGACGAAATTCAGCAGGGAGCAGAAGGAGAAGATGTACGGGTTCGCGGAGAAGTTGGGGTGGAAGATGCAGAGGCAGGACGAAAGGGTAGTCGAGGAATTCTGCAGAGAGATTGGGGTTGGGAAGAGCGTTTTGAAGGTTTGGATGCACAACCACAAGCATGCTTTTGCGAAGAGGAATATCACTTGTAATAATTCCGAGCCCAATAACACCCCCAGCAATGACACTAAAACCAATGTTGTCCTCaatgcctcttcttcttcttcttaagctTTAAAGAGAATGAAGAAGATGATCTTCTGTTGTTATTAATCCACCTTTTTTAATGATTTTGCTGTaggttttttttctttcagatagagaagaaaaaatgggGATTTGTTTTGGCATTCTTTTCAGTGCAATTTGATGGCATGGCCTTGTTGGGTGTCTTAATTTTTGGGTGGAGcaggttttaatggttgagattgacgGTTTAAGACTGCTCATTTGGTGATTGAGAATGATTTCATCAGCATAGGGCACCCCGTCTGATCAATGGTTGTGTTTTACCCTTTATTGTTATTGACTTGCTGGTGGTGTGTTCTTAGCTTTTGGCTGTCCAAATGAAAATGTGATGAATGGTTCTGATTGGGCTGTTGTGGGAAATAAGCAAGGGGAACAAAACATGAGTTATTGTTATGAATAGGAGAATGGGTTCAACTGAGAGGTGGTCCGGTaactggatggtccagatttaaTTCCAAAGTGCA contains:
- the LOC131231435 gene encoding zinc-finger homeodomain protein 10-like; translated protein: MDLTAKYPKTETPSSFHKYPSSDSRLVLSFTNGAPKRYHHHHNHPTKFFYRECLKNHAAALGGHAIDGCGEFMPSPLSSPSDPTSLKCAACGCHRNFHRRSDDTDEENEDDDDQFTPKRRNSSSSPPPLAATYSPTAPQMLLALSAGHSAPADADNDTHDGSNNNNNNNNPTTPNANSTTVRKRFRTKFSREQKEKMYGFAEKLGWKMQRQDERVVEEFCREIGVGKSVLKVWMHNHKHAFAKRNITCNNSEPNNTPSNDTKTNVVLNASSSSS